The window aattaattagcTCAGATTtaatgtttcttccttttcGTTTCTGGGAAGACTGTAGATTTCTGCATGTTATACATGCTGTAtcttgttggggttttttttatttcattaatgtaAAGTTGATTTTGTAATGTAAACATGACTGTTGTTGTTTCCCTTAAgaatctttaaaattaaaaaaaaaaggcaaaaaaaaatagttcctCACTCATTGcatttggaagaaaacactTAAAGCACTGAAGTTAATATTGTGCTGCCATGATCAGAATTGTCATTTGTCAAGGCTGGAGATTGCAGTCAAAAAGCTGTGACATAATTCCTTCACTTTACCAGTACACTTTTTGAAAGCCAAGGCATTTCAACCTGTCTTATTTCTATATCCTCCAAACTATTTAATACGTCTAGCTTTTACTTAACACCAAAGTGATTGTATAAATCTGAAAGACTAAATCTAGGAGAATTATTTTACTGGAGCAATCAAATTTTGTAACTGTAAAGTTTTTTAGCATCTGCATGCTAATAGTGGAGACCAGTAACAGATGCTTATACTGAAATTCAGTCTAGTGACAAGcaaaagagggagggagagctTACATAGTCTATTTTTACTTAAGTTGTTCAGAGCAAGGTATTTAACACCACATCATCTAGGTCACAGTTAAGTCACTGGGAGTTAGTTGAGAGACTTAAGAGTGTTAACAGCAGAGCATCCTATTCTGTAGTCAGGTTTACCAGGGGTAGATGTTACATACGTTTTCTGAAGGCTAAACCCAAGATCTGAGTTTACTTTCTTAGAACTTTCTATGAAGTCTTCtaagaaaattatgtttcatAACACCATGTAAACACTTTAAACACTTTGATAGTCAATAAAATAGCTTGGATCTTCTATTTGTATAAGATCTTTTTTATTTGATACAAAAAGTTACAGTTAACTCTTAATATGGTGGTGGTATATTTTCATACATCaaataaggaattaaaaaagtTAATGAGCTTGGGTTTGATATTTATATTCTAAAATGACTGTTGTAAAAAGCCTCTGCAATGTGCAAAAAAAGGCTAGACAAAGACTACAGATGCAAGAGTCTGATGCCTTCCATTCAAATACTTGCATCCAACTCCATAGAAATACATTCTGAAGAAAAtggtacaaaataaaaaaggggggggaggggagagaaactGTAAAAAGGGAGGGAGAGTTATTTTGGTAGTTCTTCAATGATAATGCGGGAGACTGAGTTCCATCCAGTAGAAGCATCTCCCCGTGGATAATCTGAGCAAGTCCCGACCCAGATGGCAATGTCCACCAAACCAGCATTGATCCCTTCACACAGACCTTCCACTgattaaagacaaaaatcaggTTACCTCAGGAGACACAACTACTTTGTATTTCATCACTGAAGAGGGACACCAGCACTTGGGAACAGCAGTTCATTGCAAGCTCATGCTGTTTAGTTAAACCTGAATaacacttttcaaaataaaaactattaatTAGAGATGTGGCAGCATAGGTTAGAGTCATGCATTGCCTTTATCCATGCTACTTCTTGATGTCTGTTGCAGTACCTGCAGCAGGTCACAACCCACAGGATGGTTACATGGGAGGTACACCTGCATCTGTAATTCAAATTCACTACCTGGTAGCTGGCATATGGCTTCAATCCCACCTAGCCATCCTTTTAGCagtgatggggagggggaataGGCACACAGCCACAACTGGCTTCCACAGCTGAGTCATGCAAAGGTGATTGCCACCCTGTAATCTTTTCCACTCTTAATTCATTGCTTCTGTTCCACTTCTGCTgtccctttgtttttttcccccactagCACCACTAGTTGGAGGTGGGTTAATGAAGACAGGTGGGTCCTCCCCCTTCATGAAGAAACCCTATCATAACTCTAGATGTTAGATTTCACAGTCATTAAATAGTACAGGGAAGAAAATTGAGAAAGTATAGACGATGTTAGTCCCCTGTTCCTACTGTCACCTTTTATGTTGAAGTAACTTCACTAATTTGCCTTTTGCTTAGCAACTAATAGTTCCCACCTATTTCACTTTGGAGATACATTTGTGCCCACCTGAAATTATAATAGAAATTCCAGGAGGAATTAATCTTATGCACAGATAATATACAAGTATCAGTGTGACATGACACTGTTCTTGGCAAAAAAAGGAACTTTCTCCACATATAAAATGACACAGAATGTTTCTATAGTCATGTTGTAGCAGAGATCAGTAGAACTGTCTGGACAGAAAtctcttccatttcaaaatTGCAGGATATAAGTGCCATGAAAAATACCACAGTAATGAAGTACCCCTTAATAAATAATTCTTATACTGTTACTATTGATAGTCACCTGTGAGACAGCAGAGTAGGAGTAACAAGTGTTAGCTGGccactcttcctcctcctttcagtCTTTTGAGTTCATAAGGCAGATTGTACCCTGGGCACTTGGTAACTAGATTTGCTACTGGCTTCTCCATCTCTGTTCATGCAGTCTCAGCATACATACCTGAAGAAGTTCGGTGTATATTAATAGTAGAATTCAGCTCCGGACTTCCTTGATCTAAATAGATTATGGCTTCAATAGGAAGTGGCCCAGCACATTCTGCTCCATTAAAAGTGAAGTACCAGCGCTGACAACAGGCACTTTTGCATTTTAGCCGAAGTGATCCACTGAAGAGAACACGGAGAGCACTGTTGGAGCGCATCTTTGTAAATGTGCATTcctgagaggagaaaaaaaatgcttcgGTAGCAACCTCTGGGTTTTAacctatttattttctatatatttatatttaggaAATAGATTTAGGAATATATTAGAAATATGTTTATTTCAGAATGGTTTCACTATTCTCTTTAGTCCTATCCCTCtagaaaaaatagaacaaaagaagaaaaagtacaGCCTGGCAAATATTGTATGGTGCAaaaatgcagaagcagcacCTCATAGATGGTAATGGGAAATGGGGATTGTGgaaattcttaattttatttagataATATCTGCTGTTAAGATAGTAACCTAGTTACATTCTGGGGTTCATGTAAAGGGGTATGACCTGTCGGAAGGCTGTGCACAAGTCCTTGCACGAGAAGACAGTGCAATTTCTGTTACCAGAAATCTTGGATTCAACAGTTACAGGATTTGTGAGAGGCTTAAACTCTCcacaactgaaaaagaaacgttttcaggtttttaagaggTCATTATTACCTGTCTTCAAAATACTGGGTATCAGGGGATGGGGGAAGCTAGGGACAGTTCTACAAGTACATGGCAATAAGAAATGTCAGCTCAGAAAGGTTGATTCTCTAAGCACAGCAATAGTAGTTAAATTTCTCCAACCAATCTGGGCATTGCTTCATAACTGATTGATCACccctcctatgaagacaggctgagagagttgggcttgttcagactggagaaggctccagggagacctcatAGCCACCTTCCActacctaaaggggcctacaagaaatctggagagggccTTTTAACAAGGGCatgaagtgataggacaagggaggatggctttaaactgacagaagggagatttagattagacaacaggaataaattcttcactgtgaggttggtgagacactggaacagaatgcccagagaagctgtggctgccccatccctggcagtgttcaaggttggatggggctttgagcaacctggtctagtggaaggtgtctctgcccaaggtcccttccaacccaaaccattctatgactatgAAAAGGGTTCCAAGGAGAAACCTGTATGATTGGTGCTACCCAGCCCACAGAGTCAGATTGAAACTGCTGTGCTTGGTGCAGTGCAGCATCCGTGGCAAAGCTAACTTACTGCTATCTTCCCAAGATCGATGCCATAGTTAAGTGCACTCCATGAACACTGCTTGAAGTTGGGCGTCCAGGACTCCTCGATGCTCTCGCGCATGCACTCGCCCTTCTCCCCCTTCAGCCCATCCCGTCCTGGGATCCCAGGTGTCCCAGGGATCCCGTTGGCTCCTGGGTTTCCATCCCGTCCAGGAACGCCACTGGGGCCTTGCAGGCACACACCATTGtactgaaacacagaacagatCTCGCTGCTTCCATCCCTCACTCAGAGGCTAACCAAgttaaacacaaacaaacacaaacagccTGCTGTGACAAGTGATGTCTGGATCACCAAGAATTTGCTtccatagaggaaaaaaaggaaaaataaaagtccAAAGATAAGCAATGTCAGCAGAATTTGCTATAAATGAAGATGCTGATTATTTTACAAAAAGATGCAAAAATCCTATAATGAAAATGTGGCTGTGTCCAAGGATTAAAACCTTCTGGAAAACCTCAGAAGATCCAAAACATttcaataaagaaacaaaaaggttgGGTGTTAATAGTTACTTTCTCCTACCCCACCATGCTTGTGGCACTGTCTCGGACAATAGGCTTCCATtcctatttttccctttctttaaaaaaaagaaaacagaaaaccaaacagcgAAAAAAAACTTTGCATTTCACAGGGAGCAGAGCTTAGTGCCGGTTTCTTCCTGTTACTTCTGCCTGTTACCCCTTCTTTGCAACAGAATCAAGTTGCGACAGTCACACCCCACAAGTCAGACTCCAGAATGCACACAGTAAATTGGTGTTGATGCGGATGTGGGAAGCTGCACCCAGGAACAATCCCAAACTCAGGAACCTCATTCATAGCAGTGGGAAGGTACACGTGGGAGGGTCAGCACAGTATCATTCTTCCTAACCACAGCATTGGAAAAGGTCAAACGTTGCTCTCCCAAACCACAGTTAACACACATTGCCTTTGTACCTTATGAGAATTGGGGTTGCCCTCCTTGGAGAGAAGGTTTATGCAGCCCAGAGCTCCTTTCCCAGCAGCCTGAGCACTGAATGCACACATGGGACACCCATGtgtggagctgggggagcaggaAGAGAGCAGGAATCCGCAGGGGCTGGTGATGGCAGGGCTTTCACTTCAAATGCTCTTGCCCACCTGGTGACTGATTGCTTCATTTCATCCCAAGGACACACAGATAACTACATTCTGCTCTTGATCTTTCTGACATCTCTTCATCCGTTTTAAACTACCTAATCCCTATCCGTTTCAAAATGAAGTGACCAGGCAAACTATTCCCCCTCCTGGAAGCCATACCAGCACTGCACCATGGAAGTTGTAAGCTACAGCCCTCTGTCCTTTGTCAGGCTGGTCAACTTTAGTCTTCTGGGGTTGTTCCTTTTTCAGGGCTTTGGTGCAAaaagcagcatcagcatcacAGGCTCGGCTGGATCCACTCCACAAATAAAACAAGTGAGTGTATGAAGAGGTCTAGTAAGCAGTGAAGTGAGAGCTGGACTAATCTATGCTGGCATTCCCTTAGTACCTTCaccaaagaaaacactgttgaCAAATGGCAGTGTAAATAGTGGAATGCTATAATCAAGAAGGACACATCTAGAAGTTGTTAGCTGAAGAGCAGGCTGCTGAGCAAAGCACACACTGACTCAGAGACCATGTGAATAAtgcaaagacatttttgtttcacACAGCACTGGTtatctgcttttgctgctctttttcCATTGGATGCTACTTGTAACAGTGACTGGCTCTGGCTTTCCACATGTGGTTACTCACCACAGAAATGCCAAGGATGTGGAAACTGGGGAGAGCTGGGGGCAGATGAGGCTCAGGACTCATGCTTTCTTATGCTGTAAATGCATAAAACATCTCTCAAAATGTCAACTGAAGGCAGTATCCCCTCTGGGGCATACCTTTTATGCTGCCCTGAAGGGCTTTAGCTTTGCTGCTTACTCTGTGGCACTCAAAAGCATGGCACAATGCAAGAGGAATGGAGGATCCTAAACCACTGCTCCAACAAAATCTCCATGTGTGCAGACTCCTTATTGTCAATGCAATTCGATTTCCACAATTAAAGTGAAAGGGTAATAAGGTGGTGTGAAAGTGAAGGAGCTTTGTACCAGTGGTGCTTCCAGCACATCACTTCAAGGGATCTCTCTGGAGCTGACAGCAGAAATGGCCCTGTCACTGCTTTTCTATAGGAGGTGAACAGCAGTCCAGACACTCACAGAAACAGCTTCACATCTGCTTTCTGCATTCCAAAGACTGGAaaatctccctcttttcttctaTCCCTGAGACAGGATAGTCCCTGTGCATCCAAGTTTCTAGTTGCAATGGAACGGTAGTCCCAGGTGCCAGACGGGATAATGCATCAACACCACAGCAAGGCAAAGGGGGGTCAGTAAGCGTGCAGATACGGGTTTTGCAGTAACCAACAGCTGCTAAAGAGCAGTCCTCTGATTTCTCTGTTTGTCTTTTATTATCCACTGGCCCTCTGGGACCTGAACAGCATCACCACCGACGTGCAGGGAATGCGGGTCTCCGCCACGGCCGGGAGCGGAGCCCACGCCGGCTTCAGCCTCAGGCTCTGAAAACACGAAGGGAAGACACGCACCCACCCGCCGCGAACCAGCGCTTTCTATCATAGCCCGTCCAACCCTTCCTCAGCATTTTCCCCATTCGGCACAACCAGGGCGTAATAAAAACCAACCCAAGACAGAACTCAGGCAGCACTGGGACCGGCGGCGGACCCGGCGGTGCCCGGCCCGCAGCGGCAGACAGGTTTTCCGAAACctctgatttttcctttttttcccaacctTTCCAATGGAAGAGCCGAGCGGCTCCACATTCCGCAGCCCCCGCGGCCCCGACCCCACCGCTCTCACCATGTCCACCACCTCCCGCTGCCGCAGCGCCTTCTGCTTCCCCTTGGGGCTCTCCGAGCTGCCGGGCGGCGGGGCTGCCGCCAGCAGcagcgccagcagcagcagcaccgagGCGGCGGCTCCCGGGGCGCAGGGCAGGGTGCGGGGCATGGTGCGGGCCGGGGCCGCGGTGCTGGGGCCGGAGGCTGCGGGGCAGGAGCCGTGTCCGAGCGGCAGCGCGGGGATAAATGAGCCTTTCAGAGCGCGGAGCCAGAGCTCCCTCCCCGGGGGGGGCGTAATTTCCATCCTGTAACCGAGCGGGAACGTCCAGAGCCACCCCTCCGCAGCTATTGGCAACGGGGCCGGAGGGCGCCCGCCCCTCGGACCAGCCCCACGGAGCTCTCCCCGGGCGGTGCCGGCAGCCCCCGACGGGCCCTCCCGAGCACCGGGAAGCCTCGTCCCGGCCTGGGGAACTCGCCCTGCGGCTGGGGACACCTTTCCGCCAAGAAATCCCGTAACGGCCCGGCAGGACTTCCACCGTGAGGGGAAACGGTGGTAGAACGGCAGCAGCTGGGTAGAAATCACTGGGTTTGATTTAGCAGAAGTGCCAGTTAAGGCACAAAATCCTTCCAAACTTCAGCGGAATTCGGACTTTTATCTAAAAGCTTGGTGTTGCCTGAGTGAACATTGTCAATTCAGTAACCCAAGAAAGAGCCCAATTTAATAACCCAGgtcccattttattttaaagtaatactTTATATTTCATCATACTAAAAATTAAAGCACCATGAAACAAAGGATGCTGTAGGTCCTTAAGCATTAAATAGAGGAACAGCAAATATTCAAAAGATAATTTCTGTATGCTGTGATCTTCCTGGAGTTTGTAGAGGTACAGTTTCCAGAAGGGGGAGATAAGCTTTggtacatttttcttctcaagtatttaacaaaaacacacatttctccTCTAGGAATGCACTTTACAGGACATTGAGCCATTTACAATGCACTGGATTTTTGTTTACACTAAACCTCCTCCATGGCTCTGCCTGCAGTTAGTTACTTCTGTGCTTTAAGcctcttctgcctttctctcccttccacATCTATACTGGCTGAACAACTGCAGTGAGGTGAGATTTGCACCACAGGTCACACCGCTGGCATCAGCCCTGGCACACACAGTCCTGGGCTCTGGGACAGACACCAGCCTCCTGGCTGAGGTGGGGGCTCCTGCCTTGTAGGATGGCAGCCATACACTGACAGCTGGTGAAGGACCCCTAAAGCAGTTGGGAAAATTCATGGAATGTTGTAAATACTTAATTATAGCAATTGCTTCTGTGACAGCTTCAATGAGCATCATGCGCAAGCAGAGGCTTCATGGTGCAGCAGTTTGGGTCTGGACTAGAAGCTTTTAATCCCAAATGGCTGGCTTTGCCAGAGGAAGCAAACTGGGGAGAGCTGTAAAAGAAGCTCTTAGCAAATACTGGTGGGACATCTGCTTTGAGCTCTGGTGAGTGCACTGGGCAGTTCCCAGCGCTCATTTGACTTGCAATGTGCATTCCCATCTGGGAAACAGAAATGTCAACATCCTCCTTAGCCTGCTTCAGTCTAAGCAAGCCTTGCCATCTGCTAGGCTTGTGCTCTGTGGGCTTTTGATATATTTAAAAGTTTCTGAGGACAGCAACTGTTGTTGAATGCTAGTGAAATACTCGACTCA of the Melopsittacus undulatus isolate bMelUnd1 chromosome 1, bMelUnd1.mat.Z, whole genome shotgun sequence genome contains:
- the CTHRC1 gene encoding collagen triple helix repeat-containing protein 1 — encoded protein: MPRTLPCAPGAAASVLLLLALLLAAAPPPGSSESPKGKQKALRQREVVDMYNGVCLQGPSGVPGRDGNPGANGIPGTPGIPGRDGLKGEKGECMRESIEESWTPNFKQCSWSALNYGIDLGKIAECTFTKMRSNSALRVLFSGSLRLKCKSACCQRWYFTFNGAECAGPLPIEAIIYLDQGSPELNSTINIHRTSSVEGLCEGINAGLVDIAIWVGTCSDYPRGDASTGWNSVSRIIIEELPK